Proteins from a single region of Apostichopus japonicus isolate 1M-3 chromosome 21, ASM3797524v1, whole genome shotgun sequence:
- the LOC139962939 gene encoding uncharacterized protein isoform X1, translating to MLYELTSKWHRIGIETFYYLQISPCHMDQGRQCVRRRGKLPCHPNEEDLQMDKDGFVERVLPVKVTFTADSSSTPDIPKKPQTGKRKLQRKYASRKPWKPEEKKCLLAFFKDAINSGTTPNRAMCELAKEQCETLQDRSWSQIKDFVVAERKRVLKKVQNRERLFTSSERFDKENCMLFDLSYLNGFTS from the exons ATGCTGTACGAATTGACATCGAAGTGGCATCGAATTGGCATCGAAACGTTTTACTACTTGCAGATATCGCCCTGCCAT ATGGATCAGGGCAGGCAATGTGTCAGACGTAGAGGCAAACTGCCTTGTCATCCTAATGAGGAAGACCTGCAGATGGACAAAGATGGATTTGTTGAAAGGGTCTTGCCAGTGAAAG TCACATTTACGGCAGACTCGTCAAGTACACCAGATATTCCTAAAAAGCCTCAGACAG GCAAACGAAAGCTTCAGAGAAAATACGCATCAAGAAAGCCGTGGAAgccagaagaaaagaaatgtttgcttGCATTCTTCAAGGATGCCATTAACTCAGGGACTACTCCAAACAGAGCCATGTGTGAATTGGCCAAAGAACAGTGTGAGACTTTGCAAGATCGTAGTTGGTCCCAAATAAAGGACTTTGTGGTCGCAGAAAGAAAACGGGTATTGAAAAAGGTTCAAAACAGAGAACGATTATTTACATCAAGTGAAAGGTTTGACAAGGAAAATTGCATGTTGTTTGACTTAAGTTACTTAAATGGCTTTACATCATAA
- the LOC139962939 gene encoding uncharacterized protein isoform X2 — MRPMSPAPAKIVVSCSSDMTMDQGRQCVRRRGKLPCHPNEEDLQMDKDGFVERVLPVKVTFTADSSSTPDIPKKPQTGKRKLQRKYASRKPWKPEEKKCLLAFFKDAINSGTTPNRAMCELAKEQCETLQDRSWSQIKDFVVAERKRVLKKVQNRERLFTSSERFDKENCMLFDLSYLNGFTS, encoded by the exons ATGAGACCTATGAGTCCTGCACCAGCAAAAATTGTAGTATCTTGTTCATCAGACATGACT ATGGATCAGGGCAGGCAATGTGTCAGACGTAGAGGCAAACTGCCTTGTCATCCTAATGAGGAAGACCTGCAGATGGACAAAGATGGATTTGTTGAAAGGGTCTTGCCAGTGAAAG TCACATTTACGGCAGACTCGTCAAGTACACCAGATATTCCTAAAAAGCCTCAGACAG GCAAACGAAAGCTTCAGAGAAAATACGCATCAAGAAAGCCGTGGAAgccagaagaaaagaaatgtttgcttGCATTCTTCAAGGATGCCATTAACTCAGGGACTACTCCAAACAGAGCCATGTGTGAATTGGCCAAAGAACAGTGTGAGACTTTGCAAGATCGTAGTTGGTCCCAAATAAAGGACTTTGTGGTCGCAGAAAGAAAACGGGTATTGAAAAAGGTTCAAAACAGAGAACGATTATTTACATCAAGTGAAAGGTTTGACAAGGAAAATTGCATGTTGTTTGACTTAAGTTACTTAAATGGCTTTACATCATAA